Part of the Streptomyces sp. NBC_01460 genome, GCGGCCAGGCCCGTGGACACCGAGGTCACCCGTTGGATCGGCGGACTGCCCCAGTACCCGGTGGGCCACCTCACCCGGGTCGCCCGGATCCGCGACGAGGTCGCCAAGCTGCCCGGGCTGCGGGTGTGCGGAGCGGTGTACGACGGGGTCGGGATCCCCGCCTGCGTGGCGAGCGCGCACCGGGCCGCGGACGAGATCGTCCGCGACCTCACGGCCGCGGGCACGGGGGAGATCGACAACACGCCGACCCGGGTTCGGGGCACCGGGAGCGAGGCGGGACAATAGCCGTATGAGTGCGCCAGAAAAGCTTCCGAACGCAGGCAAGAAGGCCAAGGACCTCAACGAGGTCATCCGCTACACCCTGTGGTCCGTCTTCAGGCTGAAGGACGTCCTGCCCGTCGACCGCGCCGGTTACGCCGACGAGGTCCAGGAGCTGTTCGACCAGCTCGCGGCGAAGGACATCACGGTCCGCGGCACCTACGACGTGTCCGGTCTGCGGGCCGACGCCGATCTGATGATCTGGTGGCACGCGGAGACCTCCGACGAGCTCCAGGAGGCGTACAACCTCTTCCGGCGCACGAAGCTGGGCCGCGCACTCGAGCCGGTCTGGTCGAACATGGCGCTGCACCGCCCGGCCGAGTTCAACAAGTCGCACGTGCCGGCCTTCCTGGCCGACGAGACGCCGCGCGACTACATCAGCGTGTACCCCTTCGTGCGCAGCTACGACTGGTACCTGCTGCCCGACGAGGACCGCCGCCGCATGCTCGCGGACCACGGCAAGATGGCCCGTGGCTACCCGGACGTGCGCGCCAACACGGTCGCCTCCTTCTCGCTGGGCGACTACGAGTGGCTCCTCGCCTTCGAGGCCGACGAGCTCTACCGCATCGTCGACCTCATGCGTCACCTGCGGGCGTCCGAGGCGCGGCTGCACGTGCGGGAAGAGGTCCCGTTCTACACGGGGCGCAGGAAGGCTGTCGCAGACTTGGTGGCCGGACTCGCATAGCCAGCGTTTCCGGTCATCCCGACCCGGAAGATCAGTTGGCGGGCAACGGCGCGTGTGACGCCGCCCGTCGTTCCAGCGACACCGGGTCCGGTGCCGGGTACACATCGGCCGGCGGCCGGCGAACTGTCGTGGCCCGCGGGGGAGTCAGCCATTCCTCTCCGCGGACCGCCGCCTCTCGCCGGCTCCGGCCGATGTGTCCCGGGCCGAACAACCGCACAGAACACCACGAGGGCCGCCTCCGGCGACGGGGGCGGCCCTCGTGGTGTGCGACGCCGTGACGGTGCGGCCGGTCGCCGCTGACCGATCGGACCGTGATCAGACCCCGGTCCGGGCCCGGATCGGCAGGGCCGCTCTCAGGTCCGGGTCCTCCAGGGCTCCCACGCCCCGTACCGCCACCGCCGCCAGGAGATCGCGGTCCGCGCCGCGCACCGGGGCCGGCAGCGAGTCCAGCCAGTGCTGCCCGCTCGGCGAGGCCCACGGGCTGTACGGGTGGTTCTCCACCCGCGCGATGGCCAGGCAGCCCAGCGTCAGTACGAGCGGCAGACCGAACCAGGCGGCCACCGGGCCCGCGTAGCCCATGTCCTGACCGGGGACCAGCATCGCGGTGGCCGCCAGGGCCACCACCAGCACCGCCGCGCCCCGGACGCCGCGCACCGCCGACTCCAGACCCGTCCGGGTCCCGTGCGGCACGGCCAGCCCCGCCGCGACCAGGCGGTCGGCGAGGGAGCGTACGGTGTCGGCCGTCGCCGCGGCGGCCCGTATCGGTGCTATCCGGGACTGGCCCGCCGGGCCGATCACGCGGATCACGGTGCGCTCGACCTCGTCCCGCCCCTCAGGATCGACGACCGTCGCCCAGCCCGTGTGGGCGAGCAGCAGCCGACGCCGCAGGTGCATGGAGACCAGCGCGAGATCGGCGACGCGCTGTGGTCCGCCGGCCAGGAACGCCGTCTCGTACAGGTTGAGTTCGGGGGAGACGGCCGGCCGGGCGGCGGCGGGCGGCCGCTGTGCCGCACCCGCGGTGACGAGGCACAGCCGGATGCAGGAGACGGCGGCCGCGCACCACGCGACCAGAAGAAGCAGGACCCAGAGCATGGCGGAGTTCTATGCGAGAACGGCAGAGGAGCGCTATGCCGTGTTCACGATATGGACGCATCTCGGTCACACACGGTCATGCGTGGCTGGATTGCGCCCCTCTCAGGCTCCGTACGCTCACGAACTGCTGCCGCAGCTCGACCCGCTGCTGCAACTGGAGCCGCTGCTGCTGCAGCTGGATCCGCTGCTGCAGCTCGACCCCGAACTGCAGGTGGAGCCCGGTCCGGAGTCGCCGCCCCCGCCGGTGGAACCCCCGCAGCCGCCACCGCCGGGACTCGTCCCCGCGCACCACAGCACCGGGATGAAGGCGTTCGCCGTGACCGGCGAGGTCGTCGAGCCCGACGAGGGGCGCAGGAAGGGCTGGTGCCGGGCGGCATCCGCCAACTGCCCCTGGAGCACGGGATCGGGGAGTGCGCGCAGACCGTGGGCTGCCACCAGATGGGCCGGATCGGCCACATGGGCGTTGGCCGTCCGGTAGTTGGCGGCGACCTGCCGTCCCGCCCGGGTGATCCGGGACCTGGCGGCCGCCGCTGTGCTGAACCCGACCACGGCCCCGGTGAGGATCGCGGGCAGCATCTTCACCACGAAGGGCACCGGGAGGTCCGCGAAGGCGTCGAGCAGGGCGTACTGGACGACGGTCAGGGCGATGCTCACCGGCAGGCCGATGAGGGACCCGATCCCCAGGACGAGCCCCCACCGACGGCGCCCCCGGCTCTCGTCCGGGGCGATCAGCAGTCCCCGGGAGGCCAGCCCGTCGCCGATCTCCTGCACCGCGGGATGCCGCATCACCGCAGCCCGCAGGGTGCTCAGGGCCCCGCTGGGGGCCGCGGCCATCTCCTGGAGTACGGCACGCTCCACCGCGTCATGGGCCTCGGCCCGCTGGAGTGCGACGATGCCGGGTCCGCCGATGGTCAGCCGCCCGTCCGTGTGCATGCGGGTGAGCGCGGTGTCCACGACCCTGGCCGGACCGCCGCTGAGGAATGCCACTTCGGAGAGGTCGAGCAGGTAGCCGCCGGACCCGCCGCCCTGCCGGCCGGCGTGACGCGTCGCGACGATCAGGAGGGTGGAGGAGACGGCCACGGCAAGGGTCAGCAGAAGAGCGAGGAGGTTCATGGCGTGGTCACTTTCCGAGGAGGGCGGCACGGGCGGAGCGGACCAGACGGGTCGCGCGGCGCGGGGGACGGGGGCCGGCGCGGTCCTGCCACCAGAGGGTGAGCCGTCGCCGGGCCGCCTCGTCGTCGGGCCGGCCCTCGACGAGCAGCAGCTCGGCGAAGGCCAGGGCGTCGCGGCGGTAACCGCCGGACATCGGCCGGTTCCTGGCGTACGCGAGGAACGCCTTCCGGTAGCCGTCGCCGAGGATCTCGGGCAGCTCCGGTGCGACCTTGGCGACGACATCGGCCCGCTTCGCGGCCAGGGCGCGGCTCTGCACCCCGAGGCGCCGGTGGTCGAAGCCGTCCGGCACCGGTGTTCCGGCCACCAGCGAGGAGAGCAGGGCGGTCTGCGCCACGGCGGTCCGGTCGCGGGCTCCGGCCGCGGGGGCCGGCTCCGGTCGCCGGACGGTCCTTCCGCAGGCGGCTCCCCGGGCGGTGGACGCCTCGGCCGGCGTGGAGCGGATCGCGGCCAGTTCGCCGGCCAGCTCCTCGGCCGACGGGAAGTCGTCGTCGCGCTCCAGCAGCACCCCCGGCGGGTCGACGCGCGAGCGGAGCTCGGCCAGCACGTCCAGGACGGGCTGCGTCACGGGATGCGCGTGCGTGTCGTGCCAGACGCCGTCCTTCTCGACGCCGCCCGCCACATGCACGTACGCGATGGCCTCGACCGGCAGTTCGTCGAGCGCGGTCACGGGGTCCTCGCCGCGGTTGACGTGGTTGGTGTGCAGGTTCGCGACGTCGATCAGCAGCCGCACACCGGTGCGTTCGACCAGCTCCGCGAGGAACTGCCCCTCGGTCAGCTCCTCGCCGGGCCAGGAGACCAGCGCGGCGATGTTCTCCAGGGCCAGCGGGACGGGCAGCGAGTCCTGCGCGATCCGCACGTTCTCGCACAGGACGCCCAGCGCGTCCCAGGTCCGGGGCACCGGAAGCAGATGGCCCGCCTCCAGCACCGGGGAGGCGGTGAGCGGCCCCCCGGCGCGTACGAACGCGATGTGCTCCGTCACCAGCGGGGTGCCCAGGAGTTCGGCCCGCGCCGCCAGCCCGGCGAGGCGGCCGGGATCCGGGCGGTCGGCGCCGCCCAGGCCCAGCGAGACCCCGTGCGGGACGACCGTGACCCCGCGCTCCCGGAGCCGTACCAGTGAGTCCGGGAGATGGTCCGTGCAGAGGTTCTCCGCGACCGCCTCGACCCAGTCGACGCCCGGCAGGGCCTCGACGGCGTCCGCGATCTCCGGCCGCCAGCCGATGCCGATTCCCAGCTTCATGATGTCCCCTCCCCGTTCTGTGCAGGGGTCATGGCCCCGCCGGACGCCGGTGAATCCGGATGAGGGGACGTTCAGAGCTGAATTTGAGGTTCCCGGAGGTGCGCAAAAAGGCCCGTTATCCGATCGTGATGCTTCAGGTGTCCGGGTCGGAACGCCGTCGACCTGCGGAAACGTGGGGCGGGGCGCACGCGTCGACGACTCGGACACACCGGATTAATTCCGGGCTCCGTTGACGGAGATCAACGAGCGTTCGCATGCTGATCGACATGCCGTCCCAGGAGCGCCCCGCCTCACGATTCCGGATGATTTCGGCGAGGGGAACGATCCCGCACCCGAACCGCCGGGCAGGAACCACGTGTTCCGCCGCAGGGCACACGGCTCCCGTGCGCCGACCGGGGCGACTCCGCCGGACGGCCCCGGCGCGGACCCGCTAGCCGACGCCCCGACCGACCGACTGACCGGGCCCGGTCCAGGGCCCGGCCCGGTGCTCGGCCGCGCCGGCCGACGGTCTTCCCGGCCGGTCGTCCTCGGCCTCGACCGGCCCGTGGGCTCCGGACCTCGGCCCTCGCGCCCCGGAACGATGAAGGAGAACACCACCGATGAGCAGTTCCGAGAACACGCCGCAGGTCGGCCGCCGGTCCCTGCTGGCCCGTGCCGCCGGCGTAGGAGCGGTGGCGGCACTGCCCGTGGCCGCCGTCCCGGCGGCGCAGGCCTCGGCCGCCCCGGCGCCCGGCCGGCCCGCTCCGGCCCCGTCGATGGGGCGCTACCCGGAGAACTGGCCCGACCCCGAGCCCTACGGACTCGCGGACACCCGGCCGGACCTGTGGCCACGGGAGGACAACTCCTTCGTCCTCCCGCTGGAACTGCGCCCCCGCGACGAGGAGCGGGGCGTGGTGTGGATGCGGGACACCTACGTCAACTGCTTCGTCGTGGACGGGCGTCCGCTCTACGTGGCCACGGGCACCACCCGGGTGCCGGGGCTCGAAGCGGCCGGCCCGTGGAACGACGGCATCTTCGTCTGGCTGGCCCGCTCACTCCGAGGGCCGTGGAAGCTGGCCGACACGACCGGGATCCGGCCCGGAGCGGAGAAGGGCAAGGTGTGGTCGCCCGAGTTCACCGACGAGAACCGGCCGGGGAGGACGGTCGTCGCCCCCTGGCAGGAGTACTGGTACGACGAGCAGTTCGGCAAGCGCGGCCAGGCATGGGCCCCGGAGCTGCACCGCTTCCGCGGGAAGTGGTACATCGTGGCGTGCATGGGGGACCACTCCGAGAAGGTCGGCTCGTTCATGCTCGTGAGCGAGGGAGGGGTCGAGGGCCCGTACCGGCTCGTCGAGGGCAACCTGGAGAAGCCCTTCGGCGAGTCGTTCATAGGGGGCCCGAGCTTCATCAAGCCCGGCGCCTACCACCACATCGACGGCAGCCTCTACAGCGAGGGCGACGACGCCTGGCTCGTGCTGCACAACAACCTGTACGCGAAGTTCCGCGACGACATGGAGGACATCCTCCCGACGACGGACCTCCCCGCGTTCCGGCAGACCCCGTACACGCCCGAGCCGTACCTGGAAGGCGCGTACGTCTTCAAGCACGGGGGTAAGTACTTCCTCCTCCACGCGGCCTGGGACCGGACGTCGGTCGACGCCGACGGCACCGCGCGCCAGGCCTACGCCCCGGCCGGGACCGGCCGTGTGCAGTACCAGTACGACGCGGTGGCCGCCGTGTCGGACACCTTCGAGGGCCCGTACTCCGAGCGCTGGACCGTCGGGGTCGGCGCCGGCCACAACAACTTCTTCGCGGACGCCCACGGCGATCTGTGGGCGACGTTCTTCCGCAATCCCAACTTCGGCCACTGGTCCAACCCCTCGCGTCTCGCCGACGCGGCCGTGCCCGGCGTCGTGCGGGTGGAGTGGACCGGCCCGAAGGGCAACCGCCTGTACGTCCGGCGCCGGGACCACTGAGCCTTCCGGGCGGCGCGCGTGCCCGGGGACGCCGACGGGGCGGCGTCCCCGGCATGGTGCCGGTGGATGCCGCCCCGGAGGGGACGAGGTGCGGGAGCGGCCCGCGTGCTCATGCCGGTTACTTCGGGTCGCGCTTGAACGCGCTGGTCGACCAGGTGTAGCCGAGTGCGGTCAGGGCCACGGTCCAGGCGAGGGCGAGCCAGCCGTTGTGGCCGATCTCGGTGCCCAGGAGGAGGCCGCGGAGGGTTTCGATGGCGGGGGTGAAGGGCTGGTACTCGGCGATCGGCTGGAACCAGCCGGGCATGGCGTCGACGGGGGTGAAGGCGCTGGAGATGAGCGGCAGCAGGATCAGGGGCATCGCGCTGTTGCCGGCGGCTTCGGCGTTGGGGCTGGCCATGCCCATGCCGACGGCGATCCAGGTGAGGGCGAGGGCGAAGAGGGCGAGGAGTCCGAAGGCTGCCAGCCACTCCAGGGCGGTGGCGTCCACGGAGCGGAAGCCGATGGCCACGCCGACGGCTCCCACGAGGACGACGGCGGCGACGGACTGCAGGACGCTGCCGACGACGTGGCCGATCAGGATGGATCCGCGGTGGATGGCCATGGTGCGGAAGCGGGCGATGATGCCTTCCGACATGTCGGTGGCGACGGACACCGCGGCGCCGATGACGGTGCTGCCGATGGTCATCAGCAGGATGCCGGGCAGGATGTAGGCGATGTAGTCGGAGCGGTCCGCGCCGCCGCCGGCGATGCCGGCGCTCATGACGTCGCCGAAGATGTAGACGAAGAGCAGCAGGAGCATGACCGGGGTGAGCAGCAGGTTCAGGGTCATGGAGGGGTAGCGGCGGGCGTGCAGGAGGTTGCGGCGCAGCATGGTTCTGGAGTCGCGTACGGCGAGGGTCAGGGTGCTCATCGGGCGTTCTCCTGGGTCTGGTTGTTCTGGGCGGGGACGGTGGCGTCGGTGAGGGCGAAGAAGACGTCGTCGAGGTCGGGGGTGTGGACGGTCAGTTCGTCGGCCTCGATGCCGGCGGTGTCCAGGCGGTCGAGGACGGTGCGCAGTTCGCGCTGGCTGCCGTCGCTGGGGATGCGTACGGTGAGGGATTCGTCGTCGCCGGTGGCCTCGTTCAGCGTGGTGGTGGCGGAGCGGTAGGCGGCGGGGTCGGTGAAGCGGAGGCGGACGTGTCCGCCGGGGACGAGCCGCTTGAGCTGGTCGGCACTGCCTTCGGCGGCGATGCGGCCGTCGTGGAGGACGGCGATGTGGTCGGCGAGTTCGTCGGCCTCCTCCAGGTACTGCGTGGTGAGGAAGACGGTGACCCCGTCGGTGACGAGCTCGCGGATGATGCCCCACATGGTGTGACGGGCGCGGGGGTCGAGCCCGGTGGTGGGCTCGTCGAGGAAGATGATCCGGGGGCCGCCCACCAGCGTCATCGCGATGTCCAGTCGCCGCTTCATACCGCCGGAGTAGCTCGCGGCCGGCTTCTTCGCCGCCTCCACCAGATCGAAGCGCTCCAGGAGCTCCGCGGTCACCCGCCGCCCCTCCGCCTTCGACAGGTGGTGCAGGTCCGCCATGAGGAGCATGTTCTCCTCACCCGTGATCAGCCCGTCCACCGCCGAGAACTGACCCGTCACACCGATCACACTGCGCACCGCGTGCGGTTCGGCGACCACGTCGTGGCCCCCGACGCGCAGGTCACCGGCGTCGGCGCCGATGAGGGTGGAGAGGATCTTGACGGCGGTGGTCTTGCCGGCACCGTTCGGGCCGAGCAGGGAGAAGACGGTTCCTTCGGGGACGGCGAGGTCGATGCCGGCGAGGACGGTCTTGTCGCCGTAGGACTTCCGCAGCCCGTTCGCCGCGATGGCCAAGCTGGTCATGGGGGTTGCTCCTTCTCGGGACTGCGGGTCAGAGGCTGCGGGCGGTGATGTCGCCCTGAGTGGTGGTCGCGTGGATGTCGAGGGCGGTGCTGCCGTCGTTCCTGAGCTCGTTGCTGATCCGGCCGAGGGTGGTGCCGGCGTCCAGGGCGGCCGAGACGCCGGTGGCGGCGGTGACGGAGATGTCGCCCTTCTGGGTGGTGAGGACGACCCTGCCGCCACCGGCCTCAGCGATCCGGATGTCACCCCTCGTGGTGCTGATCTCCGCGGGGCCGCCGAGCCGGCCGACCTCGACGTCGCCGTCGGTCGCGGTGAGGCGGACGCTCGCGGCCTCGTCGATCTTGATCTGGTGGTACGCGCCGTCGAAGGCGACGTCGCCGAGGCGGCCGACGGCCCGGAACTCGGTGCTCGACGCCTTCGCCTCGACGCGGGAGCCGGCGGGCAGCTGCACCGTCACCTCGACGGATCCGGAGGCGCCGAGGTGCTCGTTCTTCACGGGGACCGAGATCCGCAGGACTCCGTCGGCGTACGCGGTCGTGGTCTGCTCCGCCGTCTTCACGTCGCGGCTCTTCGAGGCGTTCGTGGGCCGGACCTCGACCACGGTGTCCGCGCGGTCGGCGGCGATGATCTGGACGCGTCCGGCGGGGATGTCCAGGATGGCGGCGATCGGGGCGGGGGTCTCGAACTTCTGCATCGTGCTCTCCTTGTGACTCGTTGTTTCGAACAATGGAAAAGCTACGTTGCGTTCGATGACCCGGCAACAGCGTTGTTGCGTCAAATCCTTGTTCTGGCAGGTAGTTGCCGTGTTTTCGTTGCGGAGATCCTGAAAGGAATGCAACGCGCGTGACGTCAAGTGTTGCAATGGGTTGAACGTGAACGCTATTCTCGCGGCATCGGACCACACGAAGGAGCGCGCGATGCCGGGAGGCAGGCTCACCCAGAAGGACCGTCAGCAGATCGCACTGGGGCTGACCGACGATCTGCCCTACGCGGAGATCGCCCGGCGCCTGGAGCGTCCGACCTCGACGATCACGCGTGAGGTGATGCGCAACGGCGGCCCCACCGGCTACCGCGCGGACCTGGCCCACCGGGCCACCGAACGCCGGGTCCAGCGGCGCAAGCCCGCCTCGCCCCGGGAGGCGGAGCCCGCCGCCCTGCCGCACGGGCGCGATCCCGTGGCCCTGGCCGCGTACGAGGAGCAGTTCACGGCCGTCATGATGCAGTCGGGCCTGTCCAACAAGATGATGGCGCGGGTGATGGTCTGTCTCCTCACCACCGACTCGGGCAGCATGACCGCCGCCGAACTCGTCCAGCGCCTTCAGGTCAGCCCGGCGTCCGTCTCCAAGGCGATCGCGTTCCTGGAGGGTCAGGCCCTCGTCCGCAGGGAACGCGACGAACGCCGCCGGGAGCGCTACGTCATAGACGAGAACCTCTGGTACCAGTCGATGATCGCCAGCGTCAGCGCCCTCACCCAGCAGGTCGAGGTATCGCGGCAGGGCGTCGGTGTCCTCGGCCCCGGCACCCCGGCCGCCGTCCGCCTGGAGAGCGTCGCCCGCTTCCTCGACTTCGTCTCCGAGAGCCTCGCCCGGGCGGCGGAACAGGCCCGCGACATCCTCTACTCGAACGCCGGGCCGGCCCCGGACGGCGCCGGGCAGCCGCCCCTCGACGACGAACAGTGAGAGGCGGCGGCAGGGCTCGGCCCGGAACGCGTCAGGGCTGAGGGAGCGGAGCCATCGTCGGTGGCACGGGGCGGGACGTGAACGACTGGTCGCCGCTCGGTGTCACCGGCACCGGCACCTGCGGGATGTCGCCTCCGGAGGGCGCGGGCGGCCCCGAGGGGCTGGCCGTCGAAGCGCCGGCCGCGTCACGCGCCAGACCGTCGAAGTCCACGAAGCCGGTGCGCTCCAGCATGGTGATGTGGTCGAGCACCGTCTGGTTGGCGTCCGAGGCCAGTTGCCGGATCAGTGAGTTGCGCGTGGTGTGGCGTACCTGCGCGACCAGCGCGAACACCTTGCCGTGTGCGGCGCGCAGAAGGTTGGCGAACTTCAGCTGGTACTCCTCGCCGCTCGCGGCGGTGAGCTCCCGGAGCCAGCCCTGCTGCTGTTCCGTCGGCTGGTTCGGGAGCTCCACGCCGAGCTTGGACGCCACGTCGCGGGCCCGCCGGTCCAGGTCGGTGTGGCCGACCACCAGATGGTCGCCGGCGAGCCGCACCCCCTCGCTCGGGGCCCGCTCGATGGCCTGCTGCCCCGCGGGGAGCTCCCACAGGCCGGCGAGGCGCACCTTGACCAGGAAGTCGCGGTCGGTCGCGGAGAGCGGGCCCCACTGGGTGGCGACGCTGGACGCGTTCAGATTGGCCTCGCCGGTGCCGGAGCGGTCGGCGTACGACCACACCGGAAAGGCGAGGGCGCCGAGCGTGGCCACCAGCGCGGCGATGATGAGGGCCGTTCCGTTGATGCGTCGCAGCAAGATGTCTCCAGGGCCGGTACGTGACAGCGTCGAATCAACCGCCAACGGAATCGTCGTTCAACCTACTTGGCGGTAATGCCGATGCGGCAGTACGGGGAGATACGTATTGCGGCGCAGGGATGTTCACCCCGGGGTGCGTGGTCTTCCGCGCTCACCCCGCCGTCCCACGACACCGGTGTTCTCCGTGGCCGGAGAACACCGTGCGGGGCGGGCCCGATGCGGGGCAGCCGGGTCAGCGGCGCAGCGCCGGGTGGTCGGCGACCACGGTGCAGGACCCCGGTGCGACCTCGGTGAATCCGGCGTCCCGCACCACCGGCAGTCCGCTCGCCGCGAGTTCACGCCAGTGGGCGGCGTCCGGGGTGGCGACGGAGAGCGGGAAGCCGGCCTCGCGCCACGCCTTGCGCTCCGTGTCCGACAGCTCCCACCAGGCGAGCTGGGCGCCGTGCCCGGCCTGTGCCATCGCCTTGCCCGCCGACATGCCGACGTCCGGATTCATCCAGAGCACCGGACCGGCGGAATCGGGTGCCGCCGGGGCCTCGGGGTCGTCCAGATCCGTGCCTGACACCTGGAGCTTGGCCAGCTCCTTGGGCCAGCCGTCCAGGGGCACCGGCGGGAACACCCGCACCTCGGCGTGCGCGCCCGTGACCGTGATCCCGGGCAGCGTGGACGCCTTGCGCCACTCCGCGCCGCGCGCCCGGCGCACCACCTTGCGGATGCGGGCGTCCTGCCAGTCACGCATCGCCCGCGCCCATTCGCCCTCGGTCCCGCACTCCTCCTCGCCCAGCGAGCGGGGGTCGGAGAGGATCGTGAGCACCGCGCGGGCGGCGGTCACCAGGGCGTCCGTGCGCGCCGGGGGGTCCGTCTTCTCGAGGTGCACCACCAGCGGGAGGACGAACTGCGGGGCTTCGTCACGGACCGTCGGCTCCGTGCGGAACGGGCTGTCGGCGGGGGCCTCCGGCGCTGCGGGAAGGGGCTCAGGAATGCTGTCGCTGCTCACGCACCCCAGTCTGCCAGGCCCCTCCGACAACCCGTTCTTGGCGGAACGAAGGGCTCCGGGTGAGGATGCACGGCATGAAGAGCGACCTCTTTTCCAGTGAGCACATGGCGCAGCCGGCCACGGCCCCCGGCATGACCCTGCAGAACACCAAATCCATCAAGTACGCCGTCAACGGTGAGATGCACGCGCGCCAGGGATCGATGATCGCCTTCCGCGGCAGCCTCCAGTTCGAGCGCAAGGGCCAAGGCATCGGCGGCATGCTCAAGCGCGCGGTGACCGGCGAGGGGCTGGCCCTGATGGCGGTCACGGGCCAGGGCGAGGCGTGGTTCGCCCACGAGGCGGCCAACTGTTTCATCGTGGAGATGGAGCAGGGCGACGTCCTGACCGTCAACGGCCGCAACGTGCTCTGTTTCGACGCGAGCCTCTCGTACGAGATAAAGACCGTGAAGGGCGCCGGGATGACCGGCGGCGGCCTCTTCAACAGCGTCTT contains:
- a CDS encoding aminoacyl-tRNA hydrolase — encoded protein: MSSDSIPEPLPAAPEAPADSPFRTEPTVRDEAPQFVLPLVVHLEKTDPPARTDALVTAARAVLTILSDPRSLGEEECGTEGEWARAMRDWQDARIRKVVRRARGAEWRKASTLPGITVTGAHAEVRVFPPVPLDGWPKELAKLQVSGTDLDDPEAPAAPDSAGPVLWMNPDVGMSAGKAMAQAGHGAQLAWWELSDTERKAWREAGFPLSVATPDAAHWRELAASGLPVVRDAGFTEVAPGSCTVVADHPALRR
- a CDS encoding AIM24 family protein, with translation MKSDLFSSEHMAQPATAPGMTLQNTKSIKYAVNGEMHARQGSMIAFRGSLQFERKGQGIGGMLKRAVTGEGLALMAVTGQGEAWFAHEAANCFIVEMEQGDVLTVNGRNVLCFDASLSYEIKTVKGAGMTGGGLFNSVFSGYGKLGLICDGTPIVIPVTAQQPVYVDTDAVVGWSAQLSTSLHRSQSFGSMVRGGSGEAVQLMLQGEGFVIVRPSELKPEKPSAH